In Prescottella soli, a genomic segment contains:
- a CDS encoding type VII secretion-associated protein, with protein sequence MVAAVVTAASLHLADGAVWVASPSGVVRVPDESIGHCLECIDDRYVLVGARPVATVDILAASLHRALGTGTRGTGFVAAVTVTYPSHWGSFRRGVLESAARRFAHTVSLVPVALAVPAPEGCARWVVLECAPLWTAASLVERGDRGEPAVVACELASDTGSLDLRDHPDRVVVLDRLVRTVAGEQPVEVVLVSGAEDPELAKTLTAGIESTVVVVADVDLVRRPTAAAVAPDEGNEAAAAWLDHAPTTPRRGQGRTVLATVGVLVVAAVVGTALAVWQPWTRTRVSDVAEPLRRFEIGPVSVQLPDRWSPEIKPGRLDLTPTGVSGRRIVLVPTDVAAGSDQAEVARALARRIGDRGPDGPFSEFDPDAEFAGRRGISYVESPDDRSRVRWHVLVEDGVQVSVGCQFRDGEWDALAADCEQAVRSVEVGAA encoded by the coding sequence GTGGTTGCCGCAGTTGTGACCGCGGCGAGCCTGCACCTCGCCGACGGCGCGGTCTGGGTGGCGTCCCCGTCCGGGGTCGTCCGGGTGCCGGACGAGTCGATCGGGCACTGCCTCGAGTGCATCGACGACCGGTACGTCCTCGTCGGGGCCCGGCCGGTCGCCACCGTCGACATCCTCGCGGCGTCGCTCCATCGTGCACTCGGAACGGGAACGAGGGGAACGGGATTCGTTGCCGCTGTGACCGTGACCTACCCGTCCCACTGGGGATCGTTCCGGCGTGGCGTGCTCGAGTCGGCCGCGCGCCGATTCGCCCACACGGTGTCGCTCGTGCCGGTGGCACTCGCGGTGCCGGCCCCTGAGGGCTGCGCGCGTTGGGTGGTCCTCGAGTGCGCGCCGCTGTGGACCGCCGCCAGCCTGGTCGAGCGGGGCGACCGCGGCGAGCCGGCCGTGGTTGCGTGCGAACTCGCATCGGACACCGGCAGTCTCGATCTCCGTGACCATCCTGACCGCGTCGTCGTGCTCGACCGATTGGTGCGCACGGTCGCCGGTGAGCAGCCGGTCGAGGTCGTGCTCGTCAGCGGTGCGGAAGACCCCGAGCTCGCCAAGACTCTCACCGCCGGAATCGAATCGACGGTCGTGGTCGTCGCGGATGTGGATCTGGTGCGCCGGCCCACGGCGGCGGCCGTCGCGCCGGACGAGGGGAACGAAGCTGCCGCCGCGTGGCTCGATCACGCTCCGACCACCCCGCGGCGCGGACAGGGGCGCACCGTCCTCGCGACAGTCGGCGTCCTCGTCGTGGCGGCGGTCGTCGGCACCGCCCTCGCGGTGTGGCAGCCGTGGACCCGAACGCGCGTCTCCGACGTCGCTGAACCGTTGCGGCGCTTCGAAATCGGGCCAGTGAGCGTGCAACTGCCGGACCGGTGGAGTCCGGAGATCAAACCGGGTCGCCTCGATCTGACGCCCACGGGGGTCAGCGGGCGCCGCATCGTTCTCGTTCCCACCGACGTCGCCGCGGGCTCGGACCAGGCCGAGGTGGCGCGTGCGCTCGCGCGTCGGATCGGCGACCGCGGTCCCGACGGTCCCTTCTCTGAGTTCGACCCGGACGCCGAGTTCGCCGGCCGGCGGGGGATCTCGTACGTGGAGTCGCCGGACGACCGATCACGCGTCCGCTGGCACGTCCTCGTCGAGGACGGCGTGCAAGTGAGCGTGGGCTGCCAGTTCCGGGACGGTGAGTGGGACGCGTTGGCGGCGGATTGCGAGCAGGCCGTCCGCAGCGTCGAGGTGGGTGCGGCCTGA
- the rplM gene encoding 50S ribosomal protein L13, which produces MPTYSPKAGDVTRTWHVIDATDVVLGRLAVQAANLLRGKHKPTFAPHVDGGDFVVIINADKVAISGNKRTDKFLYHHSGHPGGLKSRSVGEVLEKNPDRLVEKAVTGMLPKNKLGRAIAGKLKVYAGPTHPHAAQQPVPFEIKQVAQ; this is translated from the coding sequence GTGCCTACGTATTCCCCGAAGGCCGGAGACGTGACCCGTACCTGGCACGTCATCGACGCCACTGACGTGGTGCTCGGTCGCCTTGCCGTGCAGGCAGCCAACCTGCTCCGCGGCAAGCACAAGCCCACCTTTGCACCGCACGTTGACGGCGGCGACTTCGTCGTCATCATCAATGCCGACAAGGTTGCCATCAGCGGCAACAAGCGTACGGACAAGTTCCTGTACCACCACTCCGGACACCCGGGTGGCCTGAAGTCCCGTTCGGTCGGCGAGGTTCTCGAGAAGAACCCCGATCGCCTGGTGGAGAAGGCCGTCACCGGCATGCTCCCGAAGAACAAGCTGGGCCGCGCCATCGCGGGCAAGCTGAAGGTCTACGCAGGCCCGACCCACCCCCACGCCGCGCAGCAGCCGGTGCCGTTCGAGATCAAGCAGGTCGCCCAGTGA
- the rocD gene encoding ornithine--oxo-acid transaminase has product MTAGHHLDAELVPVTADTTAELSRADARSAHNYSPLPVVITSGCGAWVRGIDGIDYLDVLAGYSALNFGHSHPELVEIARVQIGRLALTSRAFQHDRFAEFCADVARLCRKDAVLPMNTGAEAVETALKLARKWGYDVKGVPDDRAEIVTCAGNFHGRTIGIVGFSSDPDARGGFGPFPPGFPSVEYGSLVALADAITDNTVAVLVEPIQGEAGVLVPPDGYLAGVRRLCDDHGILMLADEIQSGLGRTGDTFACDRESVVPDVYILGKALGGGIVPVSAVVADRDVMDVIHPGQHGSTFGGNPLACAVGSGVVRLLETGIYQRRSRELGAYLHEMLGQLPADRVAEVRGRGLWAGVQLTQGQPPARVICERLLARRVLAKDAHEGTIRIAPPLVISREDLTWAVERLADALAG; this is encoded by the coding sequence ATGACGGCTGGACATCACCTCGATGCGGAACTCGTGCCGGTCACGGCCGATACCACGGCGGAACTCTCGCGGGCCGACGCGCGCAGCGCGCACAACTACAGCCCACTCCCGGTCGTGATCACGTCGGGCTGCGGTGCCTGGGTGCGCGGCATCGACGGCATCGACTATCTCGACGTGCTCGCCGGCTACTCGGCGCTGAACTTCGGCCACTCCCACCCGGAACTGGTCGAGATCGCGCGCGTGCAGATCGGTCGGCTCGCGCTCACCAGCCGCGCATTCCAGCACGACCGGTTCGCCGAGTTCTGTGCCGACGTCGCCCGGCTGTGCCGCAAGGATGCGGTGCTGCCGATGAACACCGGCGCGGAGGCCGTGGAGACCGCGCTCAAACTCGCGCGTAAGTGGGGCTACGACGTCAAGGGTGTTCCCGACGACCGGGCTGAGATCGTCACGTGCGCCGGCAACTTCCACGGCCGCACGATCGGGATCGTCGGTTTCTCGTCGGATCCGGACGCGCGCGGTGGCTTCGGTCCGTTCCCGCCGGGATTCCCGTCGGTCGAGTACGGCAGCCTCGTCGCGCTGGCGGATGCGATCACCGACAACACCGTCGCGGTTCTCGTCGAACCGATCCAGGGCGAGGCGGGTGTCCTGGTGCCCCCGGACGGTTACCTCGCGGGTGTGCGGAGGCTGTGCGACGACCACGGCATCCTGATGCTGGCCGACGAGATCCAGAGCGGACTGGGCCGGACCGGGGACACGTTCGCGTGCGACCGCGAGAGCGTCGTCCCCGACGTCTACATCCTGGGGAAGGCGCTCGGCGGCGGGATCGTCCCGGTGTCCGCCGTGGTCGCCGATCGCGATGTCATGGACGTCATCCATCCGGGCCAGCACGGCAGCACGTTCGGGGGTAACCCGCTGGCATGCGCGGTCGGCAGCGGCGTCGTCCGCCTCCTCGAGACCGGCATCTACCAGCGGCGCAGCCGAGAACTCGGGGCGTACCTGCACGAGATGCTGGGACAGTTGCCCGCCGACCGGGTGGCGGAGGTGCGCGGCCGGGGCCTGTGGGCCGGCGTCCAGCTGACGCAAGGGCAGCCGCCGGCCCGCGTGATCTGCGAGCGCCTGCTGGCCCGGCGGGTTCTCGCGAAGGACGCCCACGAGGGCACGATCCGGATCGCGCCGCCGCTCGTGATCAGTCGTGAGGACCTGACGTGGGCCGTCGAACGCCTCGCGGACGCGCTCGCTGGATAG
- the eccCa gene encoding type VII secretion protein EccCa has translation MGTVHFVRRARREAPRTPGGEVSLQTPPEIPRITPGNLMTKLLPLVMVAAMVGMTALMFTSGMATNPMSLMFPVMMLVSMVGMLAGSGRGGGPKAAEANEDRKDYLRYLDQLRRDALDTGTQQRKALEWSHPDPGTLWTLTGTVRMWERRTTDPDYGHVRVGRGSQRLATRLIPPETGPVEDLEPVAAVSLRRFVRAHSVVADLPTAVSLRGFAAISVDGDRAGARGLVRAMLVQLCTFHGPDQLQIAVVCGPDTAAEWDWVKWLPHAQHPDMSDGVGPARMMYGSVIELESALGQQFSMRGRFSRSAPPTPGVPQIVVVIDGGILEGDSGLVTDGGLDSVTLLDLSGHCPRLTATRGLQLVTTDGALGARSGAGVETFATADALTPQEALSAARRLAPFRIAARTATDTGDDDGAPVATGWNRLLGLGDVGRFDPVQGWVPRHGRDRLRVPIGVGVDGGPVELDLKEAAENGMGPHGLCIGATGSGKSEFLRTLVLGLLATHSPDALNLVLVDFKGGATFLGLEDAPHVAAVITNLAEELAMVDRMKDALAGEMNRRQELLRAAGNFANVTDYEKARSAGADLAPLPALFIVVDEFSELLSQQPEFAELFVAIGRLGRSLHMHLLLASQRLEEGKLRGLDSHLSYRIGLKTFSANESRTVLGVPDAYHLPASPGAGYLKCDSAEIVRFQASYVSGPYESERVRRSTGGNVPNLDLRPRPFTASPVALPAFEEPVVPIEPDPVPASDGDQRSVLEVLVDRIRGRGPAAHEVWLPPLDVAPTLDQILPPAAVTESVPAVSSLRAPIGVIDRPFDQRRDLLVTDLSGATGNVAVVGGPQSGKSTLLRTLIMSMAATHSPRQVQFYCLDFGGGTLSGLAGLPHVGSVANRLDVDLVRRTVAEMATLVRQRERRFRELGIESMADFRRLRGGGEGPAAAGAAEDPFGDAFLVIDGWPSIRQDFEALEAQISALAGQGLSFGVHVVLATPRWADIRPALKDQLGTRIELRLGDPADSDVGRAKAMLVPSGRPGRGITREGLHLLVALPRLDGVCRTDDLGSGVAGAVAHLGAARSGPGAPLVRMLPDRIPREDVLAAAAGHWPAPVAPGGACLSVPIGIDEAELAPVYLDFADQAHFLVFGDSACGKTTLLRGICLGLMESNTPQQAKLIIGDYRRTMLGVVEGDHLAGYAASATTFTTMMNDLAGILASRMPGPDTTQQQLRERSWWSGPEIYVVVDDYDLVATSSGNPLTPLLDYLAHAKDLGLHLIVARRSGGASRALYEPVIARMRDLVPAGMVMSGSRDEGNLIGTVRPSEQPPGRGTFVARSGTSLVQLAWLPQL, from the coding sequence ATGGGCACCGTGCACTTCGTGCGCCGGGCACGTCGGGAGGCTCCGCGCACGCCGGGCGGCGAGGTGAGCCTCCAGACGCCGCCTGAGATTCCCCGGATCACACCCGGCAACCTGATGACCAAGCTGTTGCCGCTCGTCATGGTCGCCGCCATGGTCGGCATGACGGCGCTGATGTTCACCTCCGGCATGGCCACGAACCCGATGTCACTGATGTTCCCGGTGATGATGTTGGTGTCGATGGTCGGCATGCTCGCGGGCTCGGGTCGCGGCGGCGGACCGAAGGCGGCCGAGGCGAACGAGGACCGCAAGGACTACCTGCGCTACCTCGACCAACTGCGGCGCGACGCCCTCGACACCGGGACGCAGCAGCGCAAGGCGCTCGAGTGGAGCCATCCGGACCCGGGGACGCTGTGGACGCTGACCGGAACGGTCCGGATGTGGGAGCGGCGCACCACCGACCCCGACTACGGCCACGTGCGGGTCGGTCGGGGCAGTCAGCGCCTCGCGACCCGGCTGATCCCACCGGAGACCGGGCCGGTCGAGGATCTCGAGCCGGTGGCCGCGGTGTCGTTGCGCCGGTTCGTGCGTGCCCATTCGGTGGTGGCGGACCTGCCGACGGCGGTGTCGTTGCGTGGGTTCGCGGCGATATCCGTCGACGGTGACAGGGCGGGGGCGCGCGGACTGGTCCGGGCGATGCTGGTGCAACTGTGCACGTTCCACGGACCCGATCAGCTGCAGATCGCGGTGGTGTGCGGACCCGACACCGCCGCGGAGTGGGACTGGGTCAAGTGGCTGCCGCACGCGCAGCACCCGGACATGTCCGACGGTGTGGGGCCCGCGCGGATGATGTACGGGTCGGTGATCGAACTCGAATCAGCTCTGGGACAGCAGTTCTCGATGCGCGGACGTTTCTCGCGGAGCGCGCCCCCGACCCCGGGGGTGCCGCAGATCGTGGTGGTGATCGACGGGGGGATCCTCGAAGGCGACAGCGGCCTCGTCACGGACGGCGGACTGGATTCGGTGACGCTGCTCGACCTGAGCGGACACTGCCCGCGGCTCACGGCCACCCGCGGTCTGCAGCTCGTGACGACGGACGGTGCGCTCGGTGCGCGGAGCGGTGCGGGGGTCGAGACGTTCGCGACCGCGGACGCGCTGACGCCGCAGGAGGCGCTGTCCGCGGCCCGGCGACTCGCACCGTTCCGGATCGCCGCCCGCACCGCGACCGACACGGGCGACGACGACGGCGCACCGGTCGCGACGGGGTGGAATCGTCTGCTCGGGCTGGGCGACGTCGGCCGCTTCGATCCCGTCCAGGGGTGGGTGCCGAGGCACGGCCGCGATCGGCTCCGCGTCCCGATCGGTGTCGGGGTCGACGGCGGTCCCGTCGAACTGGATCTCAAGGAGGCGGCCGAGAACGGCATGGGCCCGCACGGTCTGTGCATCGGCGCCACCGGATCCGGCAAGTCGGAGTTCCTGCGCACCCTGGTGCTGGGTCTGCTCGCGACCCACTCTCCCGACGCGCTGAACCTGGTCCTCGTCGACTTCAAGGGCGGTGCGACCTTCCTGGGTCTCGAGGACGCGCCGCACGTGGCCGCGGTCATCACCAACCTCGCCGAGGAGCTGGCGATGGTGGATCGCATGAAGGACGCGCTCGCCGGTGAGATGAATCGGCGGCAGGAACTGCTCCGGGCCGCCGGCAACTTCGCCAACGTCACCGACTACGAGAAGGCGCGCAGCGCGGGCGCGGATCTGGCGCCGCTGCCGGCCCTGTTCATCGTGGTGGACGAGTTCTCCGAACTGCTCAGCCAGCAGCCCGAGTTCGCCGAGCTGTTCGTGGCGATCGGTCGCCTCGGTCGCTCGCTGCACATGCACCTGTTGCTCGCGAGCCAGCGGCTCGAGGAGGGCAAGCTGCGCGGTCTCGACAGCCACCTGTCCTACCGGATCGGTCTGAAGACGTTCTCGGCCAACGAGTCCCGGACCGTGCTCGGCGTGCCCGACGCCTACCACCTGCCGGCATCGCCCGGCGCCGGCTACCTCAAGTGCGATTCCGCGGAGATCGTGCGCTTCCAGGCCTCGTACGTCTCCGGCCCCTACGAGAGCGAGCGGGTCCGTCGATCCACGGGTGGGAACGTGCCGAACCTCGACCTGCGACCGCGCCCGTTCACCGCGTCGCCGGTCGCCCTGCCCGCGTTCGAGGAACCGGTGGTCCCGATCGAACCGGATCCGGTGCCCGCCAGTGACGGCGACCAGCGCTCCGTCCTCGAGGTCCTCGTCGATCGCATCCGCGGACGGGGGCCGGCCGCGCACGAGGTGTGGCTGCCGCCGCTCGACGTCGCGCCGACGCTCGACCAGATCCTGCCGCCCGCCGCCGTCACGGAATCGGTTCCCGCGGTGAGTTCGCTGCGGGCGCCGATCGGCGTGATCGATCGACCGTTCGACCAGCGTCGGGACCTGCTGGTGACCGACCTGTCGGGGGCGACCGGCAACGTAGCCGTCGTGGGTGGTCCGCAGTCCGGCAAGTCGACGCTGCTGCGGACGCTCATCATGTCGATGGCGGCCACGCATTCGCCGCGACAGGTGCAGTTCTACTGCCTCGACTTCGGTGGCGGCACGCTGTCGGGTCTGGCGGGTCTCCCGCACGTCGGTTCGGTCGCGAACCGACTCGACGTCGACCTGGTGCGGCGCACGGTGGCCGAGATGGCGACCCTGGTGCGTCAGCGGGAGCGACGCTTCCGGGAGCTCGGCATCGAGTCGATGGCGGACTTCCGGCGCCTCCGCGGCGGCGGCGAGGGGCCCGCGGCGGCGGGCGCGGCGGAGGACCCGTTCGGGGATGCCTTCCTCGTCATCGACGGCTGGCCGAGCATCCGGCAGGATTTCGAGGCGCTCGAAGCGCAGATCAGTGCCCTTGCCGGGCAGGGACTCTCGTTCGGCGTGCACGTGGTGCTGGCGACTCCGCGCTGGGCCGACATCCGGCCCGCGCTCAAGGATCAGCTCGGTACGAGAATCGAACTGCGGTTGGGTGATCCGGCGGACTCCGATGTCGGCCGCGCGAAGGCGATGCTGGTCCCGTCCGGGCGACCGGGGCGCGGTATCACCCGTGAGGGACTGCACCTGCTCGTCGCCCTGCCCCGGCTCGACGGGGTCTGCCGCACCGACGATCTCGGTTCCGGGGTGGCCGGTGCCGTCGCCCACCTCGGGGCCGCTCGCTCCGGTCCGGGGGCACCACTGGTGCGGATGCTGCCCGATCGGATTCCGCGGGAGGACGTGCTCGCGGCCGCCGCGGGGCACTGGCCGGCTCCCGTCGCACCGGGTGGGGCGTGCCTGTCGGTGCCGATCGGCATCGACGAGGCCGAACTCGCGCCGGTCTACCTCGATTTCGCGGATCAGGCGCACTTCCTCGTGTTCGGTGACAGCGCGTGCGGCAAGACGACGCTGCTGCGCGGAATCTGCCTCGGGCTGATGGAGTCGAACACGCCGCAGCAGGCGAAGCTGATCATCGGCGACTACCGGCGCACCATGCTCGGGGTGGTCGAGGGCGATCACCTGGCCGGATACGCGGCCTCGGCAACGACGTTCACGACGATGATGAACGATCTCGCGGGCATCCTCGCGAGCCGCATGCCCGGACCGGACACCACGCAGCAGCAGCTGCGGGAGCGGTCCTGGTGGTCGGGCCCGGAGATCTACGTCGTCGTCGACGACTACGACCTCGTCGCGACGTCGAGCGGCAATCCGTTGACCCCGCTGCTCGACTACCTCGCGCACGCGAAGGACCTCGGCCTGCACCTGATCGTCGCCAGACGGTCCGGTGGCGCGTCACGGGCGCTCTACGAACCGGTGATCGCGCGGATGCGCGACCTCGTGCCGGCCGGCATGGTGATGAGCGGCAGCCGGGACGAGGGCAACCTGATCGGCACGGTCCGGCCCAGCGAGCAGCCACCGGGACGCGGCACTTTCGTCGCCCGGAGCGGAACCTCCCTGGTTCAGCTCGCGTGGTTGCCGCAGTTGTGA
- a CDS encoding WXG100 family type VII secretion target: MSDQMKTTVETMEATSRRVSDVRSEIQGLLSTLKGEVDAIRGGWEGSAAIAFQNLMEGWDANSTKLNQALQNISENIKSNSVSYDAAQQDHTSSLNNVASSLNMG; encoded by the coding sequence GTGAGCGATCAGATGAAGACCACCGTCGAGACAATGGAGGCCACCTCGCGTCGCGTCAGCGACGTGCGGAGTGAGATCCAGGGTCTGCTGAGCACGCTCAAGGGCGAGGTCGACGCTATCCGTGGTGGCTGGGAGGGCTCCGCAGCCATCGCGTTCCAGAACCTCATGGAGGGGTGGGACGCCAACTCGACCAAGCTCAATCAGGCACTCCAGAACATCAGCGAGAACATCAAGTCGAACAGCGTCTCGTACGACGCCGCGCAGCAGGATCACACGAGCTCACTCAACAACGTCGCGAGCAGCCTGAACATGGGCTGA
- the eccD gene encoding type VII secretion integral membrane protein EccD — protein sequence MIVTVLPAEHAVGGGSRPRGSADLCRLTIVAPHTQIDLALPNAVPVELLIPGIADLVRKHSAANDFDAAEERTEPVRWTLSRLGTPPLSPALSLQEHGVLDGELLVFDSVEASPPPPLFDDIMYNVAVADTGHTHPWTPRIARLTGSAIAIAATVAGSVALLQVDGSIQSLVGAGCALLTLVLFLVAGAVGSRVYGDSGAAVTLGSAALPVAFASGMLLVPGDRGAPHVLLGLVMVGATAVLALRASGVGHTVFTATAAVSLFGSVAALAATLTDQPLRTVSALLAGAALTGLVVAPRMAMLLAKLPLPPVPAPGTSVDPAEDDPDDTRSVPSFESVAARADRARRFLTGLVCAMTLLTGFGVLAAAVPTSGSGIYWPGAALAVAAATVLMFRGRTFSAAEQAVPLICGGGAILVLLCAATAVAVPEAALGLFATAVLVVLGALALGILAPRKNFSPVQRRATELLDYAAIAAVVPLACWVSGLFSAIRGL from the coding sequence ATGATCGTGACAGTTCTGCCTGCCGAGCACGCAGTCGGCGGAGGATCGCGGCCGCGAGGATCGGCCGATCTGTGTCGGCTCACGATCGTCGCTCCGCACACCCAGATCGATCTCGCGCTGCCGAACGCGGTCCCCGTCGAGCTCCTGATCCCGGGCATCGCCGACCTCGTCCGGAAGCACAGCGCCGCCAACGACTTCGACGCCGCCGAGGAGCGCACCGAGCCGGTCCGGTGGACCCTGTCCAGGCTCGGAACGCCGCCGCTGTCGCCGGCGCTGAGCCTGCAGGAGCACGGCGTCCTCGACGGCGAGCTGCTGGTGTTCGACAGCGTCGAGGCCAGCCCTCCCCCGCCGTTGTTCGACGACATCATGTACAACGTCGCCGTCGCGGACACGGGCCACACGCACCCCTGGACGCCCCGAATCGCGCGCCTGACCGGTTCCGCGATCGCGATCGCCGCAACGGTGGCCGGCTCCGTCGCCCTGCTCCAGGTCGACGGTTCGATCCAGTCACTCGTCGGAGCCGGGTGCGCGCTGCTGACGCTCGTGTTGTTCCTGGTTGCGGGAGCCGTCGGGAGCCGGGTCTACGGGGATTCCGGCGCGGCAGTCACCCTCGGCAGCGCGGCACTGCCGGTGGCGTTCGCGTCGGGAATGCTGCTGGTGCCCGGTGATCGCGGGGCGCCGCACGTCCTCCTGGGACTCGTGATGGTCGGGGCCACAGCGGTACTCGCGCTGCGCGCGAGCGGAGTGGGACACACCGTGTTCACCGCCACCGCGGCCGTGTCACTGTTCGGGTCCGTCGCGGCCCTCGCGGCCACTCTCACCGATCAACCGTTGCGCACCGTCAGCGCGTTGCTCGCCGGCGCCGCGCTGACCGGGCTGGTGGTCGCGCCCCGCATGGCGATGCTGCTCGCGAAGCTCCCGCTTCCGCCGGTCCCGGCTCCGGGGACGTCGGTCGATCCGGCCGAGGACGACCCCGACGACACGCGCAGTGTGCCCTCGTTCGAGTCCGTCGCCGCACGCGCGGACCGCGCGCGACGGTTCCTCACCGGGCTGGTCTGCGCGATGACGTTGCTCACCGGTTTCGGTGTGCTCGCCGCGGCCGTTCCGACGTCCGGCTCCGGGATCTACTGGCCGGGAGCGGCACTCGCGGTCGCCGCCGCGACCGTACTGATGTTCCGCGGTCGCACGTTCAGCGCAGCGGAGCAGGCGGTCCCGCTGATCTGCGGCGGCGGCGCGATCCTCGTGCTCCTGTGCGCCGCAACGGCGGTCGCCGTTCCGGAGGCGGCGCTCGGGCTGTTCGCCACCGCGGTGCTGGTCGTGCTCGGGGCGCTGGCGCTCGGAATCCTCGCCCCGCGGAAGAACTTCTCGCCCGTGCAGCGGCGTGCGACCGAACTGCTGGACTACGCCGCGATCGCGGCCGTCGTCCCGCTGGCGTGTTGGGTGTCCGGACTCTTCTCCGCGATCAGAGGGTTGTGA
- a CDS encoding WXG100 family type VII secretion target, with translation MTMRYSFAQIEQLKARIDQIQAEMNGKLDDLKAHIAPMVAEWEGSASEAYQAQQAQWDSSALELNQILDAVGRVVGQGNADMQQVNTAAANSWQT, from the coding sequence ATGACCATGCGTTATTCGTTCGCGCAGATCGAGCAGCTCAAGGCTCGGATCGATCAGATCCAGGCCGAGATGAACGGCAAGCTCGACGACCTCAAGGCCCACATCGCGCCGATGGTCGCGGAGTGGGAGGGCTCGGCCTCCGAGGCCTACCAGGCGCAGCAGGCCCAGTGGGACTCGTCGGCGCTCGAGCTCAACCAGATTCTCGATGCCGTCGGTCGTGTCGTCGGGCAGGGCAATGCGGACATGCAGCAGGTGAACACCGCCGCTGCCAACAGCTGGCAGACGTAG
- the rpsI gene encoding 30S ribosomal protein S9 — MSNEDFNEAVEAVEAVADDVSEYTTETEVVESYEAAPQAPIVIDRPVQTVGRRKEAVVRVRLTPGTGEFKLNGRTLEDYFPNKVHQQLIKAPLVMVERTESFDITALLTGGGPSGQAGALRLAIARALIEVTAEDRPALKRAGFLTRDARAVERKKYGLKKARKASQYSKR, encoded by the coding sequence GTGAGCAACGAAGACTTCAACGAGGCCGTCGAGGCTGTCGAGGCCGTGGCAGACGACGTCTCGGAGTACACCACCGAGACCGAGGTCGTCGAGTCGTACGAGGCTGCTCCGCAGGCTCCGATCGTCATCGATCGTCCGGTTCAGACCGTCGGCCGTCGTAAGGAGGCGGTCGTCCGCGTCCGTCTGACCCCCGGCACCGGTGAGTTCAAGCTGAACGGCCGCACCCTCGAGGATTACTTCCCGAACAAGGTGCACCAGCAGCTCATCAAGGCTCCGCTGGTCATGGTCGAGCGCACCGAGTCGTTCGACATCACCGCCCTCCTGACCGGTGGCGGCCCCTCGGGTCAGGCAGGCGCGCTGCGTCTCGCCATCGCCCGCGCTCTGATCGAGGTCACCGCCGAGGATCGCCCCGCGCTCAAGCGCGCCGGCTTCCTGACGCGTGACGCTCGCGCCGTCGAGCGTAAGAAGTACGGCCTGAAGAAGGCCCGCAAGGCATCTCAGTACTCCAAGCGCTGA